From Canis lupus baileyi chromosome X, mCanLup2.hap1, whole genome shotgun sequence:
atgacccagcaattgcactaataGGTAGttacccaaagtatacaaaaatgcagatttgaaggggtacatgcaccccaatgtttatagcagcattatcaacaatagccaacctatagagagcccagatgtctgccgactgatgaatggataaagaagatgtgatatatctatatatatatatatatataatttatatttatttatatatattaatatgtattatatttatatataaaatttatatttatttatatatattaatttatatttatttataaaaataatttatatttatttatatttatatttatttatatatattaattaatttttatttatatttaaataaaatttatatttatttatatatattatatttaaatttataaaatttaaaatttatatttctttatatatattaatatgtattatacttatatataaaaaacaggatattactcatccatcaaaaagaatgaaatcttgccatttgcagcaatgtggatagagctagagtgtatggtgctaagtgaaataagtcagtcagagaaagataaataccatatgatttcactcacacatggaatttaagaaagaaaacaggtgaacatatgggaagggggaaatgataaaaaaaagagagagagggaaacaaaacataagagtctctctttttttaagattttatttatttattcatgagagacacagagagagaggcagacataggcagagggagaagcaggctccctgcagggagcctgatgtgggactcgatcccaagaccccaagaccccgggatcatgacctgagccaaaggcagacgctcaaccagtgaccTGCCCGGGTACCTCAGAagctcttaatgatagagaagaaactgagggttgatggaggaaggtgggttgggggatggggtagatgggggatggggattGATGAGGACacttctgatgagcactgggtgttgtatgtgagtgatgagtcactgaattctactccagaaactaatATTGCCCAtcatgttaactaaaatttaaatttaaaaaatgtaaaaacaaaagcctaaaaaagaggaaaatattgactccagtattttttattttttggtgcagccacttcatttctttgttttgagaaagagagaatctctgGCCGAGGGTCCCCGCCAGCCGAGcgtccccgccgcgccccgcgccaAGGTTTCAACAGACCTCACCAAGATGCCGTCTCAAATGGAACATGCCATGGAAACCATGATGTTCACGTTTCACAAGTTTGCTGGGGATAAAGGATACTTGACAAAGGAAGACCTGAGAGTACTCATGGAAAAGGAATTCCCAGGATTTTTGGAAAATCAAAAAGACCCTCTGGCCGTGGACAAAATAATGAAGGACCTCGACCAGTGCCGAGATGGCAAAGTGGGCTTCCAGAGCTTCTTTTCACTAATTGCTGGGCTCACCATTGCATGCAATGACTATTTTGTAATACACATGAAGCAGAAGGGCAAGAAATAGGCACCATTGAGCAACACTCCGCCCGGAGTGAGGTGTCCCAAAGGGTCTCAAGGAATCTGTCCCACAGCTTCCCCCTGTATAAAGGATTCCATGAGCAGATCAGGACCCtcagaaaatgtacaaataaaatcCAACCCCCatttgagaagcagagaaagaaaagtcagtaAAAGAAAGCCAGATaagcttttgatttttatattgcttATTGCATCCTCTTACCCTCAataaacaaattccttttttagttcctcacttgaaaaaaaaaaaaaagagagagaaagagagaatctgaagcaggctccatgttcagtgtggagcctgacatgggactggatctcacgaccccaagTTCATGACGTGAGCCTAAATCATAAGTCatacgcttaactgactgagccgcctaGGCACCAACTCTAAAgtaattttgtaaatattataaactcaatggcaaaaaaagggcaaaagaaaaGATCTGCAAGAGAAATGTCAAATGTTGGAAGCTGGAAAGTAGACAGGGAGTGGTAGCTGACTTAGCTAGCCAGAGGAAGCCATCAGAAGGGAGAAACAAGCTGATTTCCACAGAACCCAGAAAGCCTTCAGAATTGGAGATGTTGAGTACCAAGGAAGACAGAGCAATGCATGGGGCTGAAAATAGATTGAAATGATATCtgattgtagttttgatctgcatttccctgatgatgagtgatattgagcgtcttttcatgtgtctgttggtcatcagTATGCTTTTatgcctttggaaaaatgtcaattcatgtcttctatttttgattgaatttttgtgtgtttctttctatGTTGAGCTATAtcaatgttttatgtattttagatattaaccccttattgtacatatcatttgcaaatattttattccataggttatctttttgttttgtttttttttttgatggtttatttcactgtgcaaagctttttattttggtgtagtctgtatagtttaattttgcttttgtttcccttgccttcatgcactattggtgggaatgcaagctggtgcagctactatggaaaacagtatagaggttctctaagaaattaaaaatagaactactataggatccagtaattccactactgggtatttacccaaagagaatgagcactaattcaaaaagatatacgcACCTCTacttttatagcagcattatttataataggcaaattatggaaactgcctaagtgtccatcaatagatgaatggatatagaagatgtgatatatatgtcacatcttctttatccatacaatggaatattattcagccacaaaaaaattagattttttacaacaacatggatggagctagagagtataatgctaagtgaaatgagccagtcacagaaagacaagtgCCAtttgatctcattcatatgtgcaatttaagaaacaaaacaaatgaacaaagagaatgaaagacaaacaaaaacagactgttaatggggcatctgggtggctcagttggtgaatcATCAGCCTCTggctcccaggatcctgggatcaaacctcacagcactgggctccctccctgctcacaggggagtctacttctctctctccctctgcccctccccatcccacagattttctctctctctctctctatctctatcatctctatctctatctctatctctatctctatctatctctctcatatataaataaaatcttttaaaaaataacaggcTTTAACTATAGAGGACacactgatggctaccagaggaaaggttggggggtgggggatgaatgAAGCAGGTGAAGGGACTTAAGaatacacttaccatgatgagcactgagtaatgtatagaattgctgaatcattatattgtacacctgaaactaatataacactgaatgttaactatacttgaataaaaaataataataaatttaaaaatagaagggttaattaaaaatcttaaaaggggcAGGTCCTCATTTCTATCCCAGGCAGCTTTTACACCTCTACTCAGAAGACAGGAGATTTAATCTCTGGGAAAATGGGAAACACCAGATACTATGAAGAATGGGAGGGAAAACGGACTAGCAAATATACACACTAAGTGgtaattctctccctccctcagtccCCAGAACTCTGGAAGCCAAGACCATCAAGTAACAAACttacatgcacagacacacacacacacacacaaaatgagagagaaaaaataaaatttttttaacattagagTATCAATATAAGAGGTCTAACATTCAACTAATAAGAGTAACAGAGAAGAGACtagagagaaaaattttaaataaatgatacaatAAAATTTCTCAAAACTAAAAGACATGAGTCTTCATAAAGGACATAAGATTGAAAGGGCTCCACATACCCCCAAGTAcccatcaaaataaatgaaaacaataccCACACTGAATATACAGAATCACGAAAGTTCAGAATACTGTGGGTAAGTAGGAGATGCTAAAAGCTTCAAGAAGGGAAAAGTGGATCAAAGACGGATTATCAGTGTGTTAGAAGACTTACCAACTGCAATAATGAGAGCTAGAAGACAATAAGCATGCCTTaaattttttagagaaaataatttccaactCAGAATTCTAAATTTAGCAAAGTGTCAATCACATGTGAGGGGAGAATAAAGctgttttcaaaaatatacaGTCCCCCCAAATATGTTAGTCTCATGCTCCCTTTCTCACTAAGATATTAGAAGATGTGCTCCCCCAAAGTGAAGAATTATGACATAGAAAGAAGGTAACATGGGAACTAgaaaaatgggagagaaagaggaaggagagagctgGGCaacatgtttaaagaaaaataagtccaaattggaaaaggagaatgaaaaagtCTTTACAGGAAGGGGATCTCcaaacgcaaaaaaaaaaaaaaaaaaaaaaaaaaaaaaggaaacaaacctgATGTGCTTGGTTACATTAAGGGTCATTTTATAACTCTGGctagaaaatttggaagaaaacttAATCATAGGtgtagagaaaacaaaagcaaatggaCTAAATGAAGCAAGTATTGACTtcaggaaaaatcaaaagaaaaaaaaaaaaaaaaaaaaaaaaaaaaggaaaaatcaaaaggcttgtaatagagaagaaaaagtaatCATATTTCACTCTGTGATTCAGCTGTGAGCAATGTCTACAGTCATAATAATGTAAACACTGAACATTTGTTTCATCAAACATTATGATAGAACTACATtgaagcagggggaagagggagttGGGGTGGGCAGCACTACTGCAGAAGAGGTAACTCCTCATCCTGAATGGTAGGACCTTAATAAATAATGTCTAAAATTGAAAGAACCAAGAAATATTAGCAcaagaatattgttttaaatgtagGGGATTAATACTGGTTACAACAAAATGTGATCTCTGGAGAATGATGCTTAGGAATGGGGAGGAGGCTGCGGTCTGCTGTTTTTCAATATATTGAAAGTGCTATGACTTGTAATTGCATTGATATATCACTTtgatagaacatattttttttttattggtgttcaatttactaacatacagaataacacccagtgcccgtcacccattcactcaaatagatagatatgatagaacatatttttaaaaaacttaaagtcCTCCCTCACCTTCCCTACCCTCCAGAGGTCGCCAATGTTAACTGTTGAGTATGTATGTTACCAGATGTTTTGCTCcatctcacaccatatacaacaATTAACTCCAGATGGATCACACACTTAAAAGTCAAAAGCAAAAGTTAAAAACTGAGTGGACAATAGTTTTATGACCTTGGGGTAGGGAAGAACTTCCTCTTCAAAAAGACCCAAAATGCActgaaagaaaattgataaattaggGAAGTCTGTTCGTTAAAAGATATTATAATCAAAACGAGAAGACAAGTCCCAGACTGGGAGAAGATCTTTGTCACGCATAGAAACAACAGCATATCGAAGGTAAAGAACTACAAATCATTAAGAAATGGATAAGCATTGCAATGAAAACAAGCAAAGGACATGAGCAGgcatttcaaaggaaaaagaaattcttatagtttctctctgtgtctctctgtctccgtctctatgtctctgtgtttctcttcctatatgtgtgtgtgtgtgtatatatatatgtgtgtgtgtgtgtatgtgcgtatatatatctcaatataatctctatgtgtatatatatacatataatctctgtatatgtatataatatacataataaatatatacaaagagggagagaaagagagagagacaatctacCTCATTATtgatcaggaaaatgcaaatcaagagaAGCTGGAGCCattctcaaatgtcaccttctgcatgaggccttccctgaccaccctattTACAATTCTAGCCCAATATATTCCCCAATTCATACAGCACTTATCACTGTCTAATACACTATCTactgtacatatttattttgtttacttccGATTTCTTCATCCCTCTTAAATGTCAACTGCAGGAAGGCATGGATTTTTGTctggcacaatgcctggcacttgGTAGGCccttaataaatatctgttgactgagtggatgaatggatttAATAAAACAAGAGCTCACAGGAAAcacaacaaataaaatagaaaaaatattcagaGGTTTATCGTGAGTAAATTTTCTCTAAATAAAGCAAGAACTGAATCAGCAAATCATAAAAGCATAccacatagaaagaaaaaaatgaatatagaatCATTAACTTGGAGGCACGTCctgatttaattatttaacttGAAGTACAAAAAGAGTTCTTCAGATGGTCAAGCAGAAAGAGCAAATCAGCAAAGGGAATAAAAAACAGATTTCCCTGTACTTCTCCATAGAAATTAGCTGTGCCAACAGATAGTGGAGCAATGTTCTACAAAGTTCCGAAGGAAAGAAAGTATGGCTCAAGAATATTACACCCAGCCAATTTATTATTCAAAGATGAATGCTATCCACAGTGAGGAAAGACTTGGGGAATTGAGTATTCATTAGCCCTTTTTGAAAGACAAATCCTGCCAACCAAGGGAGAGATCAGAATTCAGAAATAGATAGCTATGAGCAACGAACccactaaaatataaaactaagacTAACTATAGGATCTCCACTAAATGACTGGGGAGTCACAGCCTTGCCGAATAGAATGCATTATAACAATTGACAAAGTAAATCTGATAGAACCAGCAAAAACGGATGTGAGGGAACAAGAAAATGTAAAGGTCCCAACCTTCTCTTGTGGGAGTCAACTGATAGTGGCTATGGAGACttttaagaagaaggaaaagggaagggacgagaaggaggcagaggagaaggtaggggagagggaaggaaaagaagtttCCAATCACTTCACTCTATGGCTAGTAGACCTGGTGGAGAGAAGCAGTTATATCAAGTTCTGCAGTTCCTTTATTTTCCCCCTGGTTCCTTTTTCATcactgatatataaataaaaccaaatttcaCACTTTTCATTGAAAATAACATGACTGGTATGATCACAGtatcataaaattatttctacATACCTTGCTGGCTTCTACCTGGACATAGGCATAAAGAGATTGTTGGGATGCTGTTCACCAGATgttcattgtaatttttttcttttctgggtaATGAAACTGTTGgtggtttatttgtttcttcattgtAATTCTTAAATGGCTTCGATTTTATAATATGCATTACCTACTTTATAAAAACAATACAGCCATtactcttttcaaaatattagaaatggagAAAGGTTCTCCCTTGTGTGTAAACCACCACATGCAAAGCTGTTTATCGCTGCATTTTTTATAatagggaaaaatgaaaacaacataaatgttcATGTTGGGGAAACAGTTACAAAAATGCTATGGTATTTCCAAAAAGAGCTACAATGCAGCAActtaaaagaatgaagtagaatTACATATGAAAAGATTGCCAGGACAGATAGGTGAAAACAGTAAGTTACAGAATGATGTTTATAGTAAGATGCCATTTGTAGTTCTTTTCCAAACTCAAACACCAAAACTCTACATTTCTGTATATGGGTTATTGCAGAGAAAAAGGTCAGGAGAAAGATGCACCAACCAGATAACTGGGATTCACCAGAGAGCAGCCGGGGATGGGGGTGAGTCCAGGAGCCTGGCCTTATCTGGAAaggatgacatttttaaaatgaggatttaTCAAGTATTAATTGCATTATTTaaaatccctttatttttaagacaaaatgtTCAGCATGATAGTTTGCAGCTCATAGAAGGGTCAGCTTTGACAGCAGAAGAATCATGCTCTAGTCTAGACCCAGCAGCAAAGAGCCAGAAGAATCTGCCCTCTCTCCCCAAGACGGGAGGAGGCTGAGGAGGTGACTCCTTAATGGAAGGGGAGTCATTTTCCAGTTAACGCTGCAAGGCAATGAAGAAAGCCTTCTGGGAAGAGATTGAGAAGGTGGTGGCTTTTGTTTGCAGTGAAATGGGTGTTCTAGAGGGCCTTTGGGAAAAGCTTGGTGGAAAGGGGCTATAGCTGGGAGGAAACAGGGTGAGAATAACAATAATTGGATGGGACTATTGGGTGGGGAAGGGGCTTGTCTGTCCTGAAGGGTCTGAGGATTACAGTGTTGAGAGGTCTGGTTGGAAATGACTGGCCTCAGACATGCCCAGATTGGCTTATGGTCTCACTTATGCCTGACAGCCCCATATTGGCAGTTGAGCAGCAAGAAACCTGTTCTTAGATGAGGCTGCCAAGAAATTTGTGGAAGGCTGGCAAGAGCCCTGCTTACCTGGTGAGCGGAGTGGCAGcaaggcagtggtggtggtggcaaagGCCATTATTTATCCTCTGCTTTTGTATGTAGCAGATGTAATATtcgtttaaaaaataaaaatagcaaagacacagtatttactatgtaccaggcactctcGAAATGCTCTACACACATATTCAGTCCTCACAACAACTCTAGGAAGCAGGTCTGTCTCCATTATAGGGTCATGGAAGCTAAGGCACAGTGACGGTAACAGTGACTGGCCCAAGACCCCGTAGCTTGTacgtgacagagctgggattcaaacgcAAGCAGCCTGGCTCTAGTATCTGGGCTCTTAACCATCACACTAATCATAAAATACCATATTCTAACATTCTGAGATGCCCTTTGTTCATCTATGAAATTGAGATGCATCTTGCAATCAGTGGAATTTCATGGTTTAGCTGGCaaagtttccattttcttaagGACATGCAAAATAACAGTGCTTCTTCAATTCAATGATAGGGAATACTAAAGTGTCATATTATTCATTCTCCTGAAATCATGGTGCCATGGGACTTCGCACGCATTAGTGCTTCAGGGAGATCTTCAGCAC
This genomic window contains:
- the LOC140628351 gene encoding protein S100-A10, whose protein sequence is MPSQMEHAMETMMFTFHKFAGDKGYLTKEDLRVLMEKEFPGFLENQKDPLAVDKIMKDLDQCRDGKVGFQSFFSLIAGLTIACNDYFVIHMKQKGKK